Proteins from a single region of Sebastes umbrosus isolate fSebUmb1 chromosome 8, fSebUmb1.pri, whole genome shotgun sequence:
- the LOC119493529 gene encoding lymphotoxin-alpha-like, producing the protein MLDGSWGLIHEWEIDCMEEEEGCYCGGGGGGETKLHRQDSLVQLLRRKETRLMRISWCLVVVLLLLVSGTMAVLFSVVLGGGRGHQAQPTMQPDSHFSGGRFERLQQQEDLTNPSAMLTAPTGNNSKGGYLVWENAIGFAFCQGGFNYSSGSLVVPRDGIFRVFLQITYESKDDLKCDPDEDEHRLSIGVFLFHDSYPNYMQLLSSVDSVDCGKKRWSKSIYTAGLFSLKANSRLRVKSSKHELIVKTEHQVFFGAELLPK; encoded by the exons ATGTTGGATGGCAGCTGGGGGCTGATCCATGAATGGGAGATCGACTgcatggaggaagaagagggctGCTActgcggaggaggaggaggaggggaaacaAAGTTACACCGGCAAGACTCTCTTGTTCAACTTCTCCGACGGAAAGAGACGCGACTGATGCGGATCTCCTGGTGTCTGGtcgtggtgctgctgctgctggtctcaGGGACTATGGCGGTGCTGTTCTCGGTGGTGCTGGGAGGAGGGCGAGGTCACCAGGCACAG CCGACGATGCAGCCTGACAGCCATTTCTCAG GGGGCAGATTCGAacggctgcagcagcaggaagacCTCACGAATCCAAGTGCCATGCTAACAG CTcctacaggcaacaacagtaaAGGGGGATATCTTGTATGGGAGAATGCCATAGGATTTGCTTTCTGTCAAGGCGGTTTCAACTATTCCAGTGGGTCCCTTGTGGTGCCCAGGGACGGCATCTTCAGAGTCTTCCTGCAGATCACCTATGAGAGCAAGGACGACCTCAAGTGTGACCCCGATGAGGATGAGCATAGGCTCAGCATAGGAGTGTTTTTATTCCACGACAGTTACCCGAACTATATGCAACTCCTGTCATCAGTCGACTCAGTGGATTGCGGCAAGAAACGCTGGAGTAAATCCATCTACACGGCCGGCTTGTTCTCCCTAAAGGCTAACAGCAGACTACGCGTGAAATCATCGAAACATGAACTTATTGTTAAGACAGAACACCAGGTGTTCTTTGGCGCTGAACTTCTGCCTAAGTAA